One window of Pocillopora verrucosa isolate sample1 chromosome 9, ASM3666991v2, whole genome shotgun sequence genomic DNA carries:
- the LOC131785875 gene encoding uncharacterized protein gives MEIPWKLYLSCWFLGAAVQSAVFFTFNAADYFNYFFPDQYKPEVYLGVTVGVGASLGAVLTVFFQPKRSHLTVLVVTLTVSAILLVIEVVVTPLNANALSNPTRFGSVIAVVFVATVVQNVGGGALYGFVGKHFPKFGIHAAQSGGVCAFAATFIIRCISKGSFEHLRDRDQGFRLSGYLFVALVDLIILIACCLIAILRAQVNSNAYAQAGRLNTSYDNKEQQPLLRSDDYSDVSRKRVIRNNWAALATVCLTLVISNALFPGITSQFHGNYNCSSSHNITTLSSDNPKTPVSPSSASKSSDQTGWFIVILFGCYSVADAIGKNLPIFGIFYNKKSILGNCLVQLVIAIPILLIYFEPCDRKLQADWVAYLTVGLLGLVNGYGLCAAMMLLAPGQVGKKQEEGLATSIGYMFLQVGILLGMGVSVFLVDYVFEITKH, from the coding sequence ATGGAAATTCCCTGGAAGCTCTACCTCTCTTGCTGGTTCCTTGGCGCCGCGGTTCAAAGCGCGGTGTTTTTTACCTTCAATGCAGCGGattatttcaattactttttccCAGATCAGTACAAACCTGAAGTCTACTTAGGAGTCACCGTCGGCGTTGGTGCAAGCTTGGGTGCGGTTTTGACGGTATTTTTTCAACCCAAAAGAAGCCATCTGACTGTACTTGTTGTCACGCTAACAGTTTCTGCGATTCTCCTGGTAATAGAAGTAGTCGTTACTCCATTGAACGCAAACGCTTTATCTAATCCAACTCGTTTTGGTTCAGTGATTGCCGTTGTCTTTGTGGCAACCGTTGTTCAAAACGTCGGCGGTGGGGCTCTGTACGGCTTCGTTGGAAAGCATTTTCCGAAATTTGGAATTCACGCGGCACAGTCCGGCGGTGTCTGCGCTTTCGCGGCGACGTTTATCATCAGGTGCATCTCCAAAGGGTCGTTTGAACATCTTCGAGACAGAGATCAAGGTTTTCGTCTCAGCGGATATTTATTCGTCGCGTTGGTGGATCTGATAATTCTTATAGCGTGCTGTCTCATCGCCATCTTAAGGGCGCAAGTCAACTCAAATGCGTATGCGCAAGCAGGACGTTTAAACACCTCCTATGATAACAAAGAGCAGCAGCCTTTGCTCCGCAGCGATGATTACAGCGACGTCTCCCGGAAACGAGTGATCAGAAATAACTGGGCTGCACTTGCAACGGTTTGCCTGACTCTTGTGATATCTAACGCTTTATTCCCGGGAATCACCTCTCAGTTCCACGGGAATTACAACTGTTCGTCTTCTCACAACATCACCACCTTGTCATCTGATAATCCTAAAACCCCCGTTTCACCGAGCAGCGCATCAAAGTCTAGCGACCAGACGGGCTGGTTTATTGTCATTCTCTTCGGCTGTTACTCGGTTGCAGACGCTATTGGAAAAAACCTGCCAATATTCGGAATCTTCTACAACAAGAAATCGATTCTTGGCAATTGCTTGGTTCAGCTTGTTATTGCTATACCGATCCTGCTTATTTACTTCGAGCCATGTGATCGCAAACTGCAAGCTGATTGGGTGGCTTATCTTACAGTTGGTCTGCTCGGACTGGTCAATGGCTACGGACTGTGCGCTGCCATGATGCTATTGGCCCCAGGACAAGTGGGAAAGAAGCAAGAAGAGGGCCTGGCGACCAGTATCGGCTATATGTTTTTACAAGTCGGAATTCTTCTCGGCATGGGAGTTTCTGTGTTTCTCGTGGATTACGTGTTCGAAATAACCAAACACTGA